In a single window of the Acyrthosiphon pisum isolate AL4f chromosome X, pea_aphid_22Mar2018_4r6ur, whole genome shotgun sequence genome:
- the LOC103307942 gene encoding zinc finger MYM-type protein 1-like yields the protein MSLCAIKECKSGSKSNPNTSETFVDSGESPIDFDTNFTRTGNPSTSKSFVDSGESPVDLDTNFISTGNPSTSKSFVDSGESPIDLDTNFTRTGNPNTSETFVDSGESPIDFDTNFTRTGNPSTSKSFVDSGESPVDLDTNFISTGNPNSSETCVDSAESPVDLDSNFISTGNPSTSKSFVDSGESAVDLDTNFTSTSNPNSSETCVDSAESPVDLDSNFISTGNPSTSKSFVDSGESAVDLDTNFTSTGILFDNDPDGFCMLNRLPPAFIDFLLIKGPAQPTHEDISSKEFPKDKSGRSFQVAWYWKKLPENTQIRRDWLSYSKIRNKAFCHHCILFGRKGQKCWTQEGFSAWSRAVSSIQLHECSDFHIEASLRFKMRLTALPILPLLEEKNKQEKAINREIVKVLIDATLFLSRNCLSFRGHQESLKKPGNRGNFLNLIDMMSKYSPCLASYITQLEMSTKKPEVNFLTKNSQNKLISSISNSIKSSIKNELQHSKFFSVSIDSTFDYSRREQVSFVVRYLQMNGQICERLLALKESSITTGVRLFKLFEDICSSLCLDWQNYLIGQSYDGAQNMRGEYNGLQSFIKEKCPTATFIWCSAHRLNLVVAKTVGCSLDAVDLFGNMETVYNFICNSKKRVAYYEEVQIKYSGTKKNRRLKRVSTTRWMSHDRALQTVLETYDSVIDTLDYVRKTEGPDDHSVGHMCGCLLDYLLSKRFLYTALWFQKLFNVLAPLNTLLQTSDLDLLAAVNSINETKKICLKLRKDESIFHHLTKEINSFIEDKKDLEFSEFKIVRTRRKKKMPGELNSDESIDDPLINFKIQTVLHSLDTTLNYLDQYFNNSAVGIYKDLSLFSIKRMIEIKNNLEKMPDDAFVEFCKIYSKFLNIDILKSEYLKFCQIYKMFEETTALPTSFHRDVQNSNSDESDNSEEEIVLPKRNPISVINACSMKNVYKVVHDNNLASVFPVLHTALKIALILPVSSASTERVFSKLKIVKSR from the exons atgtctttgTGTGCAATAAAAGAGTGTAAGAGTGGAAGCAAAA GTAATCCTAATACATCTGAAACTTTTGTAGATTCAGGTGAAAGCCCTATTGACTTTGATACCAATTTTACTAGAACag GTAATCCTAGTACATCTAAATCTTTTGTAGATTCAGGTGAAAGCCCTGTTGACTTGGATACCAATTTTATTAGCAcag GTAATCCTAGTACATCTAAATCTTTTGTAGATTCAGGTGAAAGCCCTATTGACTTAGATACCAATTTTACTAGAACag GTAATCCTAATACATCTGAAACTTTTGTAGATTCAGGTGAAAGCCCTATTGACTTTGATACCAATTTTACTAGAACag GTAATCCTAGTACATCTAAATCTTTTGTAGATTCAGGTGAAAGCCCTGTTGACTTGGATACCAATTTTATTAGCAcag GTAATCCTAATTCATCTGAAACTTGTGTAGATTCAGCTGAAAGCCCTGTTGACTTGGATAGCAATTTTATTAGCAcag GTAATCCTAGTACATCTAAATCTTTTGTAGATTCAGGTGAAAGCGCTGTTGACTTGGATACCAATTTTACTAGCacaa GTAATCCTAATTCATCTGAAACTTGTGTAGATTCAGCTGAAAGCCCTGTTGACTTGGATAGCAATTTTATTAGCAcag GTAATCCTAGTACATCTAAATCTTTTGTAGATTCAGGTGAAAGCGCTGTTGACTTGGATACCAATTTTACTAGCAcag gcATACTATTTGATAATGACCCTGATGGCTTCTGCATGTTAAATAGACTACCACCAGCATTCATCGATTTTCTTTTGATAAAAGGTCCAGCTCAACCAACTCATGAAGATATTTCTTCAAAAGAATTTCCAAAAGATAAAAGTGGGCGTAGTTTTCAAGTAGCTTggtattggaaaaaattacCAGAAAACACACAGATACGAAGAGATTGGTTAAGCTACTCAAAAATCAGAAACAAAGCATTTTGCcatcattgtattttatttggcaGGAAAGGCCAGAAGTGTTGGACACAGGAAGGTTTTTCGGCATGGTCTAGAGCTGTTTCCAGTATACAATTACACGAGTGTTCAGATTTTCATATTGAAGCatcattaagatttaaaatgagGTTGACTGCCTTGCCTATATTACCATtacttgaagaaaaaaataaacaagaaaaAGCAATTAACAGAGAAATAGTTAAGGTACTAATCGACGCAACACTGTTTTTAAGTAGAAACTGTTTATCATTTCGTGGACATCAAGAATCTTTAAAAAAACCGGGTAATCGTGGAAATTTCTTAAATCTTATTGACATGATGTCAAAATACTCTCCATGTCTTGCTTCATACATTACTCAATTAGAAATGTCAACAAAAAAACCTGAAGttaattttttgacaaaaaatagtcagaataaattaatttcaagtaTTTCTAACAGTATAAAATCATCCATCAAAAATGAACTTCaacattcaaaattttttagtgTATCAATTGATTCAACTTTTGATTATTCCAGAAGAGAACAAGTATCATTTGTTGTACGTTATCTTCAAATGAATGGGCAAATATGTGAGCGTTTACTTGCTCTAAAAGAATCATCCATAACTACCGGTGTAcgattatttaaactatttgaaGATATATGTTCATCTTTATGCCTTGATTGGCAAAATTACTTAATAGGACAGTCCTATGACGGAGCACAGAATATGAGAGGCGAATATAATGGCTTGCAGTCattcataaaagaaaaatgtccTACTGCAACTTTTATCTGGTGTTCGGCTCATCGATTAAATCTTGTTGTAGCAAAGACAGTTGGATGCAGCTTAGATGCCGTTGACCTATTTGGCAATATGGAAACAGTATATAATTTCATTTGTAATAGTAAAAAAAGAGTCGCCTACTATGAAGAAgtgcaaattaaatattcagggacaaaaaaaaatcgtcgtCTAAAACGCGTCAGCACAACTAGATGGATGTCACATGATAGAGCACTGCAAACTGTTCTTGAAACCTATGACTCTGTAATAGATACATTGGATTATGTTAGAAAGACCGAAGGTCCAGATGACCATTCTGTTGGGCATATGTGTGGATGTTTACTAGATTATTTGTTATCAAAACGATTCTTGTATACGGCACTAtggtttcaaaaattatttaatgttttggcACCACtgaatacattattacaaaCATCAGACTTAGATCTATTAGCTGCTGTTAATAGCAtaaacgaaacaaaaaaaatttgcttGAAATTAAGAAAAGATGAATCTATATTTCACCATTTAACAAAagaaataaattcatttattGAAGATAAAAAAGATCTAGAATtttctgaatttaaaattgtacgcACAAGACGGAAGAAAAAAATGCCGGGAGAATTAAATAGTGATGAAAGTATTGATGATCCACtcattaactttaaaatacaaacaGTTTTACATTCATTAGACACAACTTTAAACTATTTAGATCAATATTTCAACAACTCAGCTGTGGGCATATACAAAGATTTGTcacttttttctattaaaagAATGAttgagattaaaaataatttagaaaaaatgccTGATGACGCATTTGtggaattttgtaaaatttacaGTAAATTCTTAAACATTGATATCTTGAAGAGTGAATATctaaaattttgtcaaatttacaaaatgtttgaaGAAACAACAGCATTACCTACATCGTTTCACAGAGATGTGCAGAATTCTAATAGTGATGAATCAGATAATAGTGAAGAAGAAATAGTTCTACCCAAGCGGAATCCAATATCTGTAATAAATGCTTGTAGTATGAAAAACGTGTACAAAGTAGTTCACGACAACAATTTGGCTTCAGTATTTCCAGTCCTACACACAGCTTTGAAAATTGCACTGATTCTCCCAGTTTCTAGTGCATCAACAGAGAGAGTTTTTTCAAAACTCAAAATCGTTAAGTCTAGATAA